A genomic window from Candidatus Kouleothrix ribensis includes:
- a CDS encoding RNA-binding protein, producing the protein MHVKLFVGNLSWNVDDAQLEALFSEHGEVQSARVITDRDTGRSRGFGFVEMDAADVAAVISAVNGRDVDGRPVRVNEAEDKGSSGGNRRDNRGARGRY; encoded by the coding sequence ATGCACGTCAAGTTGTTTGTCGGGAATCTGTCTTGGAATGTCGATGATGCTCAGCTGGAGGCACTATTCAGCGAGCATGGCGAAGTACAGAGCGCCCGGGTAATTACCGATCGCGACACCGGCCGCTCGCGCGGCTTCGGCTTTGTCGAGATGGATGCCGCTGACGTAGCGGCGGTGATTAGCGCCGTAAACGGGCGCGATGTCGATGGCCGCCCGGTGCGGGTGAACGAAGCTGAAGATAAGGGTAGCTCGGGTGGCAACCGCCGCGATAACCGTGGCGCACGCGGGCGCTACTAG
- a CDS encoding ABC transporter ATP-binding protein has product MAAIVETRDLTRRYGTTLALDHLTLQVAQGAIFGFIGPNGAGKTTTMRILTTLLRPSSGEAWVAGRSVLAEPLEVRKVVGFMPDFFGVYDNMKVWEYLDFFGRAYGIAPNRRQSLIGELLELVDLSYKRDDFVMGLSRGMKQRLSLARTMIHDPALLILDEPASGLDPRARIELRELLKELRALGKTVMISSHILTELAEMCTHIAIIERGKLLASGDVQTILRSLQPHRTLELRVLSGAAHAEALLRARGEVIEVRRSAPDPATDAAGPHTLLIDYTGDEPGMGELLAALIGAGVVVTRFAEQSSDLEDIFMQVTKGLVQ; this is encoded by the coding sequence ATGGCCGCAATCGTAGAGACGCGCGACCTGACCCGCCGCTATGGCACAACGCTGGCGCTCGATCACCTGACGCTACAGGTGGCGCAGGGTGCAATCTTCGGCTTCATTGGGCCAAACGGCGCCGGCAAAACCACGACGATGCGCATCCTGACTACGCTACTCCGGCCCAGCAGCGGCGAGGCCTGGGTAGCAGGCCGCTCGGTGCTGGCCGAGCCGCTCGAGGTGCGCAAGGTCGTGGGCTTCATGCCCGACTTCTTCGGCGTATACGATAATATGAAGGTGTGGGAGTATCTCGACTTTTTCGGGCGCGCGTATGGCATCGCGCCCAACCGCCGCCAGAGCCTGATCGGCGAGCTGCTCGAGCTGGTTGACCTGAGCTACAAGCGCGACGATTTCGTAATGGGGCTATCGCGTGGCATGAAGCAGCGCCTGAGCCTGGCGCGCACAATGATCCACGACCCGGCGCTGCTGATCCTCGACGAGCCGGCCAGCGGGCTCGACCCGCGCGCGCGGATCGAGCTGCGCGAGCTACTGAAAGAGCTGCGCGCGCTGGGCAAAACCGTGATGATCAGCTCGCATATCCTGACCGAGCTAGCCGAGATGTGTACGCACATCGCGATCATCGAGCGCGGCAAGCTGCTGGCGTCGGGCGATGTGCAAACCATCCTGCGCTCGCTGCAGCCGCACCGCACGCTCGAGCTGCGTGTACTCAGCGGTGCCGCGCATGCCGAGGCGCTGCTACGCGCGCGCGGCGAGGTGATCGAAGTACGCCGCAGCGCGCCCGATCCGGCAACAGACGCGGCCGGCCCACACACATTGCTGATCGACTACACTGGCGATGAGCCAGGTATGGGTGAGCTGCTGGCGGCACTGATCGGCGCGGGGGTCGTGGTCACGCGCTTCGCCGAGCAATCGAGCGACCTCGAGGATATTTTCATGCAGGTAACCAAAGGCCTGGTGCAGTAG
- a CDS encoding flavin reductase family protein — protein sequence MPIDEARFRQALGYFASGVTVVTTEYQGEQYGMTVSSFSSLSLKPPLVLICIDQQVATHAALAHAGKFVVNVLDKRQEHLSRRFATIGSDKFKGVAWHLGTLGLPVLDHVLAVIECQLHSSIAAGDHTIFVGEVYDSEVHEGTPLLYYRRGYHEIK from the coding sequence ATGCCAATTGACGAGGCGCGTTTCCGCCAGGCGCTGGGCTATTTCGCCAGTGGCGTCACGGTGGTGACTACCGAGTACCAGGGTGAGCAATACGGCATGACCGTCAGCTCGTTCTCGTCGCTATCGCTCAAGCCGCCGCTGGTGCTGATCTGCATCGATCAGCAGGTGGCGACCCACGCCGCGCTGGCCCACGCCGGCAAATTCGTGGTGAATGTGCTCGACAAGCGCCAGGAACATCTCTCGCGGCGCTTTGCCACTATCGGCAGCGACAAATTCAAAGGCGTGGCCTGGCACCTGGGCACGCTGGGCTTGCCGGTGCTCGACCATGTGCTGGCGGTGATCGAATGCCAGCTGCATAGCTCGATCGCGGCCGGCGATCACACGATCTTCGTTGGCGAGGTGTACGACAGCGAGGTACACGAAGGTACGCCGCTGCTCTATTATCGGCGCGGTTATCACGAGATCAAGTAG